The proteins below are encoded in one region of Chrysemys picta bellii isolate R12L10 chromosome 4, ASM1138683v2, whole genome shotgun sequence:
- the LOC135982870 gene encoding olfactory receptor 5AR1-like, producing the protein MYFFISNLALLDVGYSTIIIPSTLMTFVARSKVISVTGCTVQFFFFSIAISCECWLLSVMAYDRFTAICSPLLYTIIMSKRFCVLLVLGSYFMSCLNSMVQTAFIFHLSFCDVYINHFFCDVPPIVKLSCSDTHITDIVHFTCATMLVTTTILIILVSYIYIVVTILKINSAKDQRKAFSTCASHLMAVTIFYGTGSFMYLRPSSKSSMDQDKIISVFYTLVIPMLNPLIYSLRNKEVKEAFRRIRERKVFSL; encoded by the coding sequence atgtactttttcatcAGCAACCTGGCCCTCTTAGATGTCGGCTACTCCACCATCATAATTCCCAGCACGCTGATGACCTTTGTAGCAAGGAGCAAGGTCATTTCAGTCACTGGATGCACTGTGcagtttttcttcttctccatcGCCATCTCTTGTGAATGCTGGCTGTTGAGTGTGATGGCGTATGACCGCTTCACGGCCATCTGCAGCCCATTGCTCTACACCATCATCATGTCCAAGCGGTTCTgcgtgctgctggtgctggggtcaTATTTCATGAGCTGTCTGAATTCAATGGTTCAAACTGCATTTATATTCCATTTGTCATTCTGTGATGTCTAtatcaatcatttcttctgtgatgtgcccCCCATTGTGAAGCTGTCCTGCTCCGACACCCACATCACAGACATTGTTCATTTCACCTGTGCAACAATGCTAGTAACAACTACCATCCTGATTATCCTCGTCTCCTATATATACATCGTGGTCACTATCCTAAAGATCAACTCTGCCAAGGACCaacgcaaagccttctccacctgcgcctcccacctgATGGCCGTCACCATCTTCTACGGAACGGGCTCTTTCATGTATTTACGGCCTAGTTCAAAGTCTTCCATGGATCAGGACAAAATCATCTCTGTGTTTTATACCCTTgtgatccccatgctgaaccccctgatctacagcctgaggaataAAGAGGTCAAAGAGGCCTTTAGGAGGATAAGAGAGAGGAAGGTTTTTTCTCTGTAA